In Anaerolineales bacterium, one DNA window encodes the following:
- a CDS encoding four helix bundle protein produces MAAITKFEDLIAWQEARTLVKWIYKVTSNGTFAKDYGMRDQIQRAAVSVMTNIAEGFDCESTAEFARFLGIARRSAVEVQSLLYAALDVEYIDQEVFKSHYEQAKKCKALIGGLKQSILKNPRRNNAPSRA; encoded by the coding sequence ATGGCTGCGATTACAAAGTTTGAAGACCTGATTGCGTGGCAGGAAGCGCGGACATTGGTGAAGTGGATATACAAGGTCACCTCCAATGGAACCTTCGCGAAGGATTATGGGATGCGCGACCAAATTCAGCGCGCGGCGGTTTCCGTGATGACCAACATTGCCGAGGGATTCGACTGTGAGTCCACGGCGGAGTTTGCGCGCTTTCTTGGCATTGCCCGCCGTTCAGCTGTGGAGGTTCAGTCTTTGTTGTATGCTGCTTTAGATGTCGAATACATTGATCAGGAAGTTTTCAAATCTCATTATGAGCAGGCAAAAAAATGCAAAGCCTTGATTGGTGGTTTGAAACAAAGCATTCTTAAGAATCCACGCCGCAACAATGCGCCATCTCGCGCCTAA
- a CDS encoding DUF4260 domain-containing protein, producing MKNLLKLEEFLLFCLSLLLFSGLDYSWGLFALLFFAPDLSMLGYLANPRLGAWTYNLIHHKGLAVTLYVLGYLHFPPWLMFAGTLLLAHSSFDRVLGYGLKHEDSFQNTHLGRIGRSF from the coding sequence ATGAAAAATTTACTCAAACTCGAGGAATTCCTGCTCTTCTGCCTTTCCCTGCTCCTTTTTTCAGGATTGGATTACTCTTGGGGATTGTTCGCCTTGCTCTTCTTTGCCCCAGACCTGAGCATGCTCGGCTATCTGGCAAATCCCCGCCTCGGCGCCTGGACCTATAACCTGATCCACCACAAAGGGCTTGCGGTTACGCTGTATGTCTTGGGCTACCTGCATTTCCCTCCCTGGCTCATGTTTGCAGGGACGCTCCTGCTCGCCCACTCCAGCTTTGACCGTGTCCTCGGCTACGGCTTGAAACATGAAGACTCCTTCCAGAACACGCATTTGGGGAGGATTGGGAGATCATTTTGA
- a CDS encoding SDR family oxidoreductase, which produces MKLLITGISGLLGLNFAQETMGAHDIIGVDRGKLLRAPFKLVKKDLLDADAVDFVLDSAKPDWVINCAALADLETCDDNPDLAKRLNTDLPRRLARACRTRDIPFVHFSTDAVFDGEKDGFYTEEDNPNPLSVYAKTKLEGEWAALTENPSAIVARVNFYGWSLSGKRSLAEFFLNNLANNKSMSGFTDVVFCPMLVNDTARALVKMLQRGLNGLYHVVGTQAMSKYQFGVEIARKFSLRESDITPKSVSFSGLLARRSNNLWLSAHKLSTDLGESFPEFSTGLNEFYTQHQQGYPQKIRSYQ; this is translated from the coding sequence ATGAAACTATTGATCACAGGCATTAGCGGTTTGCTCGGCCTCAACTTCGCACAGGAGACGATGGGCGCGCATGATATCATTGGCGTGGACCGCGGCAAACTGCTCCGCGCGCCATTTAAGCTCGTAAAAAAGGACCTGCTCGACGCGGATGCTGTGGACTTTGTCCTTGACTCTGCCAAACCTGACTGGGTGATCAACTGCGCGGCTCTTGCGGACCTCGAAACCTGCGATGACAACCCCGACCTTGCCAAACGCCTCAACACGGACCTGCCCCGCCGGCTTGCACGCGCATGCCGCACGCGTGATATTCCCTTCGTCCACTTCTCCACCGATGCCGTCTTCGACGGCGAGAAGGATGGTTTTTACACCGAAGAGGACAATCCCAATCCGCTGAGCGTGTACGCCAAAACCAAATTGGAAGGGGAGTGGGCGGCGCTGACGGAAAACCCGAGTGCCATTGTGGCACGCGTTAATTTTTATGGATGGAGTTTGAGCGGCAAACGAAGCCTCGCGGAATTTTTCCTGAACAATCTGGCCAACAATAAAAGCATGAGCGGTTTTACCGATGTTGTCTTTTGCCCGATGCTGGTGAACGATACAGCCCGCGCCCTTGTAAAAATGCTGCAGCGCGGCTTGAACGGGCTCTATCATGTTGTCGGTACGCAGGCCATGAGCAAATATCAGTTTGGCGTGGAGATCGCCCGAAAGTTCAGCCTGCGCGAGAGCGACATTACGCCCAAGTCCGTTAGTTTTTCAGGCTTGCTGGCGCGCCGTTCCAACAATTTATGGCTTTCCGCCCACAAGTTATCCACAGATTTGGGTGAATCTTTCCCGGAATTTTCCACAGGTTTGAACGAGTTTTACACACAACACCAGCAGGGTTATCCACAGAAAATCCGCAGTTATCAATAA
- the pseB gene encoding UDP-N-acetylglucosamine 4,6-dehydratase (inverting): MDWKKQVVLITGGTGSFGKKFTKILLEEHQPKKVIIFSRDELKQHEMRVGGYNHPSLRYFIGDVRDRERLVRAMHGVDIVVHAAALKQVPACEYNPMEAIKTNIMGTANVVEAALDAGVKKVLTVSTDKAVSPANLYGATKLAAEKLTIQSNAYAGGSATRFSCVRYGNVVGSRGSVVPLFLNQRGNGKITITDDRMTRFWLSLEQGVRFVIHCIEQMEGGEVFIPKIPSTKVTDLAKAIAPDAELDIIGIRPGEKLHEMLISEDEARHTIELDTMFVVQPAEATWFGYSWKDRGKPLAEGFYYSSDNNTEWLDVKGIKKYVAPFEDLFAQGKLEG; the protein is encoded by the coding sequence ATGGATTGGAAAAAACAGGTTGTGCTTATCACGGGCGGGACCGGCTCGTTTGGCAAGAAATTCACGAAAATTCTGCTGGAGGAGCATCAGCCGAAGAAGGTCATTATCTTCAGCCGCGACGAGTTGAAACAGCATGAAATGCGGGTGGGCGGCTATAACCATCCCTCGCTTCGTTATTTTATCGGTGACGTGCGTGACCGTGAGCGTCTCGTCCGCGCGATGCACGGGGTGGATATTGTTGTCCATGCGGCGGCGTTGAAGCAGGTTCCCGCCTGCGAATACAACCCGATGGAAGCCATCAAGACCAACATCATGGGTACGGCGAACGTCGTCGAAGCCGCGCTGGATGCAGGTGTAAAGAAGGTGCTCACCGTCAGTACGGATAAAGCTGTCAGCCCGGCGAATTTATATGGGGCCACAAAACTGGCGGCGGAGAAGTTGACGATCCAGAGTAATGCCTATGCCGGGGGCTCGGCCACCCGCTTCTCGTGCGTCCGATACGGGAATGTCGTCGGGAGTCGCGGTTCGGTGGTGCCTCTCTTCCTCAATCAACGCGGCAATGGAAAAATCACCATTACCGATGACCGCATGACGCGCTTCTGGCTTTCGCTGGAACAGGGCGTGCGTTTCGTCATCCATTGCATCGAACAGATGGAGGGCGGCGAGGTCTTCATCCCCAAGATCCCCAGCACAAAGGTGACCGATCTCGCGAAGGCCATTGCCCCCGATGCGGAGCTGGACATCATCGGGATTCGCCCGGGCGAAAAACTGCATGAGATGCTCATCTCTGAAGATGAAGCGCGTCATACCATCGAACTCGATACGATGTTCGTGGTACAGCCCGCGGAAGCCACATGGTTCGGTTATTCATGGAAGGACAGGGGCAAACCCCTTGCCGAGGGCTTTTATTATTCGAGCGATAACAACACCGAATGGCTGGATGTGAAAGGCATCAAAAAGTACGTCGCACCATTTGAAGATTTGTTCGCACAGGGTAAACTTGAGGGATAA
- a CDS encoding N-acetylneuraminate synthase family protein, translated as MEIKFGKRTIGLNRPTYFIADIAANHDGDMERAKKLIRLAREAGADAAKFQNFDAPKIVSDYGFKAMSGGQVSHQAAWKKSVFEVYQGASIPFEWSMTLVEECNEVGIDYFSSPYDFEAIDFLDQYVEVYKAGSGEIDWIEALERMASKGKPFFVATGASDIGDVQRAVHAILKINKQLVLMQCNTNYTASPDNYDHLHINVLKTYAAMFPDVILGLSDHTHSVAPVLGAVTLGARVIERHFTDSNNREGPDHKFAMNPENWAKMVEETRLLERSLGSPDKFIAENEQETKVVQRRCLRAARDIKAGEVFTRDMIDVLRPATIGAIKPHEIENVIGTKAFHDMPLGKELRWTDLGG; from the coding sequence ATGGAAATCAAATTTGGCAAGCGTACGATCGGTTTGAACCGCCCGACCTATTTCATTGCGGATATCGCTGCCAATCACGATGGCGACATGGAACGCGCGAAGAAGTTGATCCGCCTTGCCAGGGAAGCGGGCGCGGATGCGGCAAAATTCCAAAACTTCGATGCACCGAAGATCGTCTCGGATTATGGCTTCAAAGCCATGAGCGGCGGGCAGGTCTCGCATCAGGCAGCCTGGAAAAAATCCGTGTTTGAGGTGTATCAAGGCGCGTCCATTCCGTTTGAATGGTCCATGACGCTGGTGGAGGAATGCAATGAAGTCGGCATTGACTATTTTTCCTCCCCTTATGATTTTGAAGCGATTGATTTCCTTGACCAATATGTGGAAGTGTACAAGGCGGGTTCCGGCGAGATTGACTGGATCGAAGCCTTGGAACGCATGGCATCCAAGGGCAAGCCGTTCTTTGTTGCCACAGGCGCTTCGGATATTGGCGATGTGCAGCGCGCTGTCCATGCGATATTGAAGATCAACAAGCAATTGGTCTTGATGCAGTGCAACACCAATTACACTGCCAGCCCCGACAACTACGACCATTTGCATATTAATGTTCTAAAAACTTATGCAGCCATGTTCCCCGATGTGATCCTCGGCTTGTCCGACCACACCCATTCCGTTGCCCCGGTCCTCGGCGCAGTGACGCTGGGCGCACGTGTGATCGAGCGTCACTTTACGGACAGCAATAACCGCGAAGGTCCCGACCACAAATTTGCAATGAACCCTGAAAATTGGGCGAAGATGGTGGAAGAGACCCGTCTGCTCGAACGCTCGCTTGGCTCCCCAGATAAGTTCATTGCCGAAAATGAGCAGGAGACGAAAGTTGTCCAACGCCGCTGTCTGCGAGCAGCGCGCGACATTAAGGCTGGTGAAGTATTTACGCGAGACATGATCGATGTGCTGCGTCCCGCCACGATCGGTGCGATCAAGCCGCATGAGATCGAGAATGTCATTGGCACGAAGGCGTTTCATGATATGCCGCTCGGTAAAGAGTTGCGCTGGACGGATTTGGGTGGGTAA
- a CDS encoding glycosyltransferase family A protein — protein sequence MRKGQNPAKTAKSVAKPERVTVALLNYIPFLSGFYAETLDVLKVSLESMRKDAGLPFDLMVFDNGSCTEVREYLVNEKEEGRIQYLILSEKNMGKGGAWNVMLAGAPGNIIAYTDADVLFSPNWLSRSVEILETFPNAGMVTARPFRTPPEFYESTVKWAKENATLEEGQFIPWETFLEFNLSLGQTDEENIKVYAETRDWRIVYKGVIAMAGASHWQFTAYKSTLQQFLPFDMEKPMGQVRQLDKRMNDAGLLRLMVSDPLAMNMSNTLGYLRGELGKRDRGKKKTGLGKRVLELPPIKKMLLAVYNKIFSWYYS from the coding sequence ATGCGAAAAGGTCAAAACCCCGCCAAGACTGCGAAATCTGTAGCCAAGCCTGAGCGCGTCACGGTTGCTTTGTTGAACTACATCCCCTTCCTAAGCGGATTCTACGCCGAGACACTGGATGTGTTGAAAGTATCGCTTGAGTCCATGCGTAAGGATGCGGGGCTGCCATTCGACTTGATGGTCTTCGATAACGGTTCGTGCACCGAAGTGCGCGAGTATCTTGTGAATGAAAAAGAAGAGGGACGCATTCAGTATTTGATCCTCTCCGAAAAGAACATGGGCAAGGGCGGCGCGTGGAATGTGATGCTGGCGGGCGCGCCCGGCAACATCATCGCCTATACTGATGCGGATGTTCTGTTTTCCCCGAATTGGCTTTCGCGTTCCGTGGAAATACTCGAAACCTTCCCAAACGCCGGCATGGTGACAGCGCGTCCCTTCCGCACACCGCCTGAGTTTTATGAATCGACTGTCAAATGGGCGAAGGAAAACGCCACACTTGAAGAAGGTCAATTCATCCCGTGGGAAACCTTCCTTGAATTCAATCTCTCGCTCGGGCAGACCGATGAAGAGAATATAAAAGTATATGCAGAGACGAGAGACTGGAGAATAGTCTATAAAGGCGTAATTGCGATGGCCGGCGCATCGCATTGGCAGTTCACAGCGTACAAATCCACGCTCCAGCAGTTCCTGCCCTTTGACATGGAGAAGCCGATGGGACAAGTCCGCCAGTTGGATAAGCGCATGAACGACGCAGGCTTGCTGCGCCTGATGGTTTCCGATCCGCTGGCGATGAATATGTCCAATACGCTGGGGTATTTGCGCGGGGAGTTGGGGAAAAGAGATAGGGGGAAGAAGAAAACAGGTTTGGGTAAACGAGTGTTGGAGTTGCCACCCATTAAGAAGATGTTGTTGGCGGTGTATAACAAGATCTTCAGTTGGTATTATTCATAA
- a CDS encoding DUF4910 domain-containing protein, translating to MKPYPSLKSILAEFFPLHRTLASDDHDKTLEIVGSYMPDSSNCTIETYAPLTPVWTWNVPERYVVHEAYLETEDGERIVDFKDNPLHIVSYSLPVDKVLTFEELQPHLCFNEKRPHAVPWVFKYYERDWGFCLPKNAFDKLPRDKKYHVVIKSEFITDRAQGFKVATAVVHPEGGPNPEAGVFLVQAHTCHPMQANDDGAGVVSAIELARRLAENPLPAGSMSVRFWFGPETIGTIAWLAHNESLIPNLRGGIFMEMTGNQNRMAWHHTRQHNHLLDRITHHVLRDTGHDERDFAAHPANDERIINGPGVNVPCISLNRFPYDEYHTTDDNLDIIHEDMLVGAAEVAEQIIRIYASNYIPKRTFRGPVFLSGHGLWVDWRENWALNRAIEKIMMRFEGEDTIFDIAEQVGLEYKTVREYVEKFRAKGFVTALPIPSEGQAS from the coding sequence ATGAAACCCTATCCATCCCTCAAATCCATCCTCGCGGAATTCTTTCCTCTGCACCGCACCCTCGCCTCTGATGACCATGATAAGACCTTGGAGATCGTCGGGTCGTATATGCCCGATTCATCGAATTGCACCATCGAGACCTACGCGCCGCTGACTCCCGTCTGGACGTGGAACGTGCCTGAGCGATATGTTGTTCATGAAGCGTATCTCGAAACCGAAGATGGGGAACGGATTGTTGACTTCAAAGACAATCCGCTTCATATCGTTTCGTATTCGTTGCCCGTTGATAAAGTCCTGACCTTTGAAGAACTCCAGCCGCATTTGTGTTTCAACGAGAAACGTCCGCATGCCGTGCCGTGGGTCTTCAAATACTACGAACGTGACTGGGGCTTCTGCCTGCCCAAGAACGCTTTCGATAAACTTCCGCGCGATAAAAAGTATCACGTGGTCATTAAATCGGAGTTCATTACCGACCGCGCACAGGGTTTCAAAGTTGCCACTGCGGTCGTCCACCCCGAAGGCGGACCGAACCCCGAAGCGGGCGTGTTCCTTGTGCAGGCACACACCTGTCATCCCATGCAAGCCAATGACGACGGCGCGGGCGTGGTCAGCGCGATCGAATTGGCGCGGCGACTCGCCGAGAATCCGCTTCCCGCGGGCTCGATGAGTGTCCGCTTTTGGTTTGGACCCGAGACCATCGGCACCATCGCCTGGCTTGCGCACAACGAGTCGCTCATCCCAAATCTGCGCGGCGGAATCTTCATGGAGATGACAGGCAATCAAAACCGCATGGCGTGGCATCACACACGCCAGCATAACCATCTGCTCGACCGTATCACGCATCACGTTTTACGCGACACGGGTCATGATGAACGTGATTTTGCCGCCCACCCCGCCAACGATGAACGCATCATCAACGGACCGGGCGTCAACGTGCCGTGCATCTCGCTCAACCGTTTCCCCTACGACGAGTATCACACCACCGATGACAATCTCGACATCATCCACGAAGATATGCTCGTCGGGGCGGCGGAGGTTGCCGAACAGATTATCCGCATCTATGCCAGCAACTACATCCCGAAGCGCACATTCCGCGGCCCCGTGTTCCTCAGCGGTCACGGTCTCTGGGTCGATTGGCGCGAGAATTGGGCGCTCAACCGCGCCATCGAAAAGATCATGATGCGCTTCGAAGGCGAAGACACGATCTTCGATATCGCCGAGCAGGTTGGACTGGAATATAAAACGGTGCGCGAGTACGTCGAAAAATTCCGCGCGAAGGGATTTGTGACTGCCCTGCCGATTCCCTCTGAAGGGCAGGCTTCATGA
- a CDS encoding glycosyltransferase family 4 protein — translation MKLIYFSLGYSTHDHRFLKAITDGGHQAFFVQLEGNLRQVEDRPVPEHVRLVTWKGGREPFRWSKLPALVLDFKRLLRDLKPDLVHAGPIQTCAFIAVLAGAHPLLTMSWGFDLMDDVHRNKWWEWVTRYVLRRTDFFTSDANVTKDKAVACGMNSEKTIVFPWGVDLEHFSVSTLKCSNVSTFTLFCNRSWETRYGVDVLARAFVKVAQQKDNVDLILLGGGSQGAHIRKILQSGGVLERVTFGGQVSQTDLPHWYHMADVYISPSHVDGSSVSLMEALACGLPCLVSDIPANKEWVVEGENGWLFRDGDADHLTEKILAAMSRRENLPGIGRASRSEAEMRADWKKNAGALMQVYRSLVENRS, via the coding sequence ATGAAACTCATTTATTTCTCCCTCGGCTACTCCACGCACGATCACCGCTTTCTCAAGGCCATCACCGATGGAGGACATCAGGCGTTCTTCGTCCAGCTCGAAGGCAATCTGCGTCAAGTCGAAGACCGCCCCGTCCCTGAACATGTACGTCTTGTGACCTGGAAAGGGGGGCGCGAACCGTTCCGCTGGAGCAAACTCCCTGCGCTGGTGCTGGATTTCAAACGCCTCCTTCGCGACCTCAAGCCTGATCTTGTCCATGCAGGTCCGATCCAAACCTGTGCCTTCATCGCCGTCCTCGCTGGCGCGCATCCGCTTCTGACGATGTCGTGGGGATTCGATCTTATGGATGACGTGCATAGAAATAAATGGTGGGAATGGGTCACACGTTACGTATTGCGCCGCACGGACTTTTTCACGAGCGACGCCAACGTCACAAAAGACAAGGCTGTTGCCTGCGGCATGAACTCCGAAAAGACCATCGTCTTCCCTTGGGGCGTGGATTTGGAACATTTCAGTGTTTCAACGTTGAAATGTTCGAACGTTTCAACGTTTACACTTTTTTGCAATCGCTCCTGGGAAACCCGCTACGGCGTGGACGTGCTTGCGCGGGCGTTTGTCAAGGTGGCACAGCAAAAAGATAATGTCGATTTGATTCTGCTCGGCGGCGGCTCGCAGGGCGCACATATCCGCAAGATCCTGCAAAGCGGCGGCGTGCTGGAGCGGGTCACCTTTGGCGGACAGGTCTCACAGACCGACCTCCCGCACTGGTATCATATGGCGGATGTGTACATCTCGCCCTCGCACGTGGACGGTTCGTCCGTTTCGCTGATGGAGGCGCTGGCATGCGGGCTTCCGTGCCTTGTATCGGATATCCCAGCCAATAAGGAGTGGGTTGTGGAAGGGGAGAACGGCTGGCTGTTTCGTGACGGGGATGCGGATCATCTGACGGAGAAGATTCTCGCGGCGATGAGTCGGCGGGAGAATCTGCCCGGGATAGGCAGGGCAAGCCGAAGCGAGGCAGAGATGCGCGCGGATTGGAAAAAGAACGCCGGGGCGTTGATGCAGGTCTATCGAAGCCTCGTCGAAAACAGGAGTTGA
- a CDS encoding glycosyltransferase family protein, translating into MKPRVIAIIQGRMSSSRLPGKILADIAGQPMLQRVFARTSRAATVTETVFATTTDSSDDPVAEYCDFSGIPFTRGSQFDVLDRYYQSARQMKADVVVRITADCPIIDPDLIDDAVNAIWGRFEGMPNPLEDLGRPLLPDELVFAADFVCNRLPPPWHRTYPIGLDVEVCTVEALKKAWKEAREPQHREHAMPYFYEGVELNKINRGLEYGVSPRGYRIALLHHTADFGDYRWTVDTPEDLEFMREAYACFNGRDDFTWKEVLGLVHDNPELMKINSGVQHKTLKDVDKRALK; encoded by the coding sequence ATGAAACCACGTGTTATTGCCATCATTCAGGGACGCATGTCCTCCTCACGCCTGCCCGGCAAGATACTCGCAGATATTGCGGGTCAACCCATGTTGCAGCGCGTCTTTGCGCGGACCTCGCGGGCTGCCACGGTTACCGAAACCGTTTTCGCCACAACAACGGATTCATCCGACGACCCCGTAGCCGAATATTGTGACTTCAGTGGAATCCCCTTCACGCGCGGCAGTCAATTCGATGTGTTGGACCGTTATTATCAATCTGCAAGACAAATGAAAGCGGATGTGGTCGTCCGCATCACCGCGGACTGCCCCATCATTGATCCTGATCTGATCGACGATGCGGTCAACGCCATCTGGGGACGGTTTGAGGGAATGCCGAATCCGCTGGAAGATTTGGGGCGTCCGCTTCTCCCCGATGAACTTGTCTTTGCCGCGGACTTCGTCTGCAACCGCCTGCCGCCGCCCTGGCATCGTACTTATCCCATCGGCTTGGATGTGGAAGTCTGTACCGTTGAAGCCTTGAAGAAAGCCTGGAAGGAAGCCAGGGAACCCCAGCATCGCGAACACGCCATGCCGTACTTTTACGAAGGAGTGGAATTGAATAAAATTAACCGCGGACTGGAATACGGCGTCTCCCCGCGCGGATATCGCATCGCCCTGCTCCATCACACGGCAGACTTCGGCGATTACCGCTGGACGGTGGATACCCCCGAAGATTTGGAATTTATGCGGGAAGCCTACGCTTGTTTCAATGGACGCGATGATTTCACCTGGAAGGAAGTGCTGGGTTTAGTCCACGATAACCCTGAGTTGATGAAGATAAACTCAGGTGTGCAGCATAAAACTTTGAAAGATGTTGATAAGCGCGCACTAAAATAA
- a CDS encoding AAC(3) family N-acetyltransferase has translation MLMFEKLVEGFRALGVEQGDTLLVHSSYKSLGDVDGGAQTVVRALESALGTDGDGTLIMPTFNFDFNKGVPWDVRTTPSKMGVLTELVRTDPRAKRVFHPFYSFAILGKHAEMLGSLRYKSAYERNSVFGKLRDLDGKIMVIGLSYNNSMTFFHHIEQMEGVDYRFLKQFTGEVTDENGVTYTDTFEMLVRDVDKGVLTMVDPMGALMEEHGVIKSSKIGDADVKLMKAYEVYEFTAREMKRDPFLLYYIKKDE, from the coding sequence ATGTTGATGTTTGAAAAACTGGTGGAAGGATTTCGCGCATTGGGCGTGGAGCAAGGGGACACGCTGCTGGTGCATAGTTCGTATAAATCGCTCGGCGACGTGGACGGCGGAGCGCAGACGGTGGTGCGGGCGTTGGAGTCGGCCTTGGGCACGGACGGGGATGGGACGCTGATCATGCCGACGTTCAATTTCGATTTCAACAAGGGCGTGCCGTGGGATGTGCGCACGACGCCGTCGAAGATGGGCGTGCTGACCGAACTGGTGCGCACCGACCCGCGCGCCAAGCGGGTGTTTCATCCGTTCTATTCGTTTGCGATTTTGGGAAAGCACGCCGAGATGCTGGGAAGTCTGCGCTACAAGAGCGCGTATGAACGGAATTCGGTGTTCGGGAAATTACGCGACCTGGATGGCAAGATCATGGTGATCGGGTTGTCGTATAACAACAGCATGACGTTCTTTCATCACATCGAGCAAATGGAGGGCGTGGATTATCGCTTCCTGAAGCAGTTCACGGGCGAAGTGACGGACGAGAACGGGGTCACGTATACCGATACGTTCGAGATGCTTGTCCGCGACGTGGACAAGGGCGTGCTGACGATGGTAGACCCGATGGGCGCGTTGATGGAAGAGCACGGTGTTATTAAATCATCGAAAATCGGCGATGCGGATGTGAAGTTGATGAAGGCGTATGAAGTCTATGAGTTCACGGCGCGCGAGATGAAGCGCGATCCGTTTTTGTTGTATTACATCAAGAAGGATGAATAA
- a CDS encoding class I SAM-dependent methyltransferase, whose amino-acid sequence MPKYTGPQYIPASHYKDSSNLDARIAIHKHFSTNPYGWFNWMFDAFASLPEDAKVLELGCGSAELWKSCAGRTPDGWNITLTDQSDGMLDSAWRNLLPTGRSFKFEKVDAQSIPHADKIFDAVLANHMLYHVPDRKQALIEIKRILKDDGVLFATTVGAGHMREMWNWIERAGGSRQGMVALSFTLENGKEQLQEHFLRVELNRYPDSLRVLDVSMMMAYIRSMASASDLQEDQFQLIERELKESIEKYGEIFIEKDSGLFKALK is encoded by the coding sequence ATGCCAAAATATACCGGCCCTCAATACATCCCAGCAAGCCATTATAAGGATTCATCCAATCTCGATGCGCGGATCGCAATCCATAAACACTTCAGCACGAACCCGTATGGCTGGTTCAACTGGATGTTCGATGCATTTGCCTCGCTGCCTGAAGATGCAAAGGTATTGGAACTGGGCTGCGGTTCTGCTGAACTTTGGAAATCGTGTGCGGGTCGAACCCCTGACGGTTGGAACATCACATTGACCGATCAGTCCGACGGCATGCTGGATTCGGCGTGGCGTAATCTACTGCCAACAGGACGCAGTTTCAAATTCGAAAAGGTGGACGCACAATCCATTCCCCATGCGGACAAGATCTTCGATGCCGTGCTTGCCAATCACATGCTGTATCATGTGCCGGATCGAAAGCAGGCATTAATCGAGATCAAACGTATTTTGAAGGATGACGGTGTTTTATTTGCAACCACCGTTGGTGCAGGCCATATGCGGGAAATGTGGAATTGGATCGAACGGGCGGGCGGCAGCAGGCAGGGAATGGTCGCCTTGTCATTTACACTTGAAAACGGAAAGGAACAATTACAGGAGCACTTTCTGCGTGTAGAATTGAACCGCTATCCTGACAGCCTGCGAGTCCTGGACGTTTCCATGATGATGGCGTATATCCGCTCGATGGCGTCCGCTTCCGATTTGCAGGAAGATCAATTTCAACTCATTGAACGGGAGTTGAAGGAATCCATCGAAAAGTACGGCGAAATATTCATTGAAAAAGATTCAGGTTTGTTCAAAGCCTTGAAATAG
- a CDS encoding glycosyltransferase family A protein has translation MPLLTLFSAPKPFTDPHIAMIQFNAIKSWTLLPDVEVILLGEETGLAEVARKFGVKHIPNVACNESGTPLISSMFQLARENSQSELLCIVNADMVLVPDFVEAAKQTVKLKDKFVLLSQRWDYDITTAMDFTMGWESMLRESVRKQNQLHRPAGSDFFLFPKSCYMDIPDFTIGRAGWDNWMIYKARKEGWAVIDCTPSIMVVHQNHDYSHLPNGKPHYEHPETNENIRLAGGQANIRYTILDATHQLVGDKLIRPKMSSARFTRKVELFLRALFFFLPENVIENIARPKRWQKRIKRILK, from the coding sequence ATGCCTCTACTAACCTTATTCTCCGCCCCAAAGCCCTTCACCGATCCGCACATCGCGATGATCCAGTTCAACGCCATCAAATCGTGGACCTTGCTGCCTGATGTCGAAGTCATTCTGCTCGGCGAAGAGACAGGTCTCGCTGAAGTTGCGCGCAAATTCGGCGTGAAACACATCCCCAACGTGGCGTGTAATGAATCTGGCACGCCGCTGATCTCGTCCATGTTTCAGCTGGCGCGTGAAAATAGCCAAAGCGAATTACTCTGCATCGTCAACGCGGACATGGTCCTCGTGCCCGATTTTGTCGAAGCGGCGAAACAGACTGTGAAGTTGAAGGATAAATTTGTACTGCTTAGCCAGCGTTGGGATTATGACATCACAACTGCAATGGATTTCACCATGGGGTGGGAGTCGATGCTGAGGGAATCTGTCAGAAAACAGAATCAGCTTCACCGTCCCGCAGGAAGCGATTTCTTCCTTTTCCCGAAATCCTGTTATATGGATATTCCTGATTTTACGATTGGAAGAGCAGGCTGGGATAATTGGATGATCTACAAGGCGCGTAAGGAAGGCTGGGCGGTCATTGACTGTACGCCATCCATTATGGTCGTGCATCAAAACCATGACTATTCCCATTTGCCCAATGGTAAGCCGCATTACGAACACCCTGAAACCAACGAGAACATCCGCCTCGCAGGCGGGCAGGCGAACATCCGTTACACGATTTTGGACGCGACGCATCAATTGGTTGGTGATAAACTTATCCGCCCGAAGATGTCATCCGCGCGTTTTACACGTAAGGTTGAGTTGTTTCTTCGTGCGCTATTTTTCTTTTTGCCTGAGAATGTGATCGAGAATATTGCCAGACCAAAGCGCTGGCAGAAAAGAATTAAAAGGATTTTAAAATAA